A genomic window from Lotus japonicus ecotype B-129 chromosome 1, LjGifu_v1.2 includes:
- the LOC130734504 gene encoding uncharacterized protein LOC130734504 isoform X2, translated as MTAQTNNHSYWLNWRFLLSSILVMVSITFSSVLIWKHERLRRIARNGSREIQEETSATLYEDETWRPCLKGIHPAWLMAFRVFAFFVLLVLLIVNVVVDGGSIFYYYTQWTLTSVTIYFGLGSLLSMHGCYQHHKKARGDKVDNVDGDAEKGMHNAPAIPPGSNASDQEKNLKAPEKDPLRQLAGTWGYIFQIIFQINAGAVMLTDCVFWFIIVPFLTIKDYNLNFFIVSMHTFNAVFLISDTALNCLRFPWFRIGYFCLWTVTYVIFQWIVHASINLWWPYPFLDLSSSYSPLWYFAVALLHIPCYSIFPLVMKLKHDVFSTWYPDSYQCVR; from the exons ATGACTGCTCAAACCAACAACCATAGTTACTGGCTGAACTGGAGATTTTTGCTTTCTTCCATCTTGGTTATGGTCTCAATCACCTTCTCATCAGTGCTGATATGGAAGCATGAACGTTTGAGAAGGATAGCGAGAAATGGCAGCAGGGAAATTCAAGAAGAAACATCAGCAACTTTGTATGAGGATGAAACTTGGAGGCCTTGTCTGAAAGGAATTCACCCTGCCTGGTTGATGGCTTTTAGAGTCTTTGcattttttgttcttttggTGCTTCTCATAGtgaatgttgttgttgatgggGGAAGCATTTTCTACTATTATACTCA GTGGACTTTAACTTCAGTCACCATTTACTTTGGG CTTGGATCTTTGCTCTCTATGCATGGATGTTACCAACATCATAAGAAAGCGCGTGGGGATAAGGTTGATAATGTGGATGGAGATGCAGAGAAAGGAATGCATAATGCTCCTGCAATCCCTCCAGGTTCTAATGCATCTGACCAAGAGAAAAACTTGAAGGCCCCAGAAAAAGATCCTCTTCGCCAACTTGCGGGAACTTGGGgttatatttttcaaataatattccag ATCAATGCAGGTGCTGTTATGCTCACTGATTGTGTATTTTGGTTCATAATTGTTCCGTTTCTTACCATCAAAGATTACAATCTAAATTTT TTCATAGTCAGCATGCATACATTCAATGCGGTTTTCCTTATCAGTGATACAGCTTTAAATTGCTTG CGGTTCCCTTGGTTTCGAATCGGATACTTTTGCCTATGGACAGTCACATATGTGATTTTCCAGTGGATTGTTCATGCTTCCATTAATCTCTG GTGGCCATATCCATTTCTTGACTTGTCATCCTCATATTCTCCACTATG GTACTTTGCAGTGGCACTACTGCATATTCCTTGCTATTCTATTTTCCCTTTGGTGATGAAGCTGAAACACGATGTGTTTTCAACATGGTACCCTGACTCATATCAATGTGTTAGGTGA
- the LOC130734504 gene encoding uncharacterized protein LOC130734504 isoform X1 yields MSFPTGSPRGSWQPTMTAQTNNHSYWLNWRFLLSSILVMVSITFSSVLIWKHERLRRIARNGSREIQEETSATLYEDETWRPCLKGIHPAWLMAFRVFAFFVLLVLLIVNVVVDGGSIFYYYTQWTLTSVTIYFGLGSLLSMHGCYQHHKKARGDKVDNVDGDAEKGMHNAPAIPPGSNASDQEKNLKAPEKDPLRQLAGTWGYIFQIIFQINAGAVMLTDCVFWFIIVPFLTIKDYNLNFFIVSMHTFNAVFLISDTALNCLRFPWFRIGYFCLWTVTYVIFQWIVHASINLWWPYPFLDLSSSYSPLWYFAVALLHIPCYSIFPLVMKLKHDVFSTWYPDSYQCVR; encoded by the exons ATGAGTTTTCCAACAGGCTCTCCCAGAGGTTCTTGGCAGCCAACCATGACTGCTCAAACCAACAACCATAGTTACTGGCTGAACTGGAGATTTTTGCTTTCTTCCATCTTGGTTATGGTCTCAATCACCTTCTCATCAGTGCTGATATGGAAGCATGAACGTTTGAGAAGGATAGCGAGAAATGGCAGCAGGGAAATTCAAGAAGAAACATCAGCAACTTTGTATGAGGATGAAACTTGGAGGCCTTGTCTGAAAGGAATTCACCCTGCCTGGTTGATGGCTTTTAGAGTCTTTGcattttttgttcttttggTGCTTCTCATAGtgaatgttgttgttgatgggGGAAGCATTTTCTACTATTATACTCA GTGGACTTTAACTTCAGTCACCATTTACTTTGGG CTTGGATCTTTGCTCTCTATGCATGGATGTTACCAACATCATAAGAAAGCGCGTGGGGATAAGGTTGATAATGTGGATGGAGATGCAGAGAAAGGAATGCATAATGCTCCTGCAATCCCTCCAGGTTCTAATGCATCTGACCAAGAGAAAAACTTGAAGGCCCCAGAAAAAGATCCTCTTCGCCAACTTGCGGGAACTTGGGgttatatttttcaaataatattccag ATCAATGCAGGTGCTGTTATGCTCACTGATTGTGTATTTTGGTTCATAATTGTTCCGTTTCTTACCATCAAAGATTACAATCTAAATTTT TTCATAGTCAGCATGCATACATTCAATGCGGTTTTCCTTATCAGTGATACAGCTTTAAATTGCTTG CGGTTCCCTTGGTTTCGAATCGGATACTTTTGCCTATGGACAGTCACATATGTGATTTTCCAGTGGATTGTTCATGCTTCCATTAATCTCTG GTGGCCATATCCATTTCTTGACTTGTCATCCTCATATTCTCCACTATG GTACTTTGCAGTGGCACTACTGCATATTCCTTGCTATTCTATTTTCCCTTTGGTGATGAAGCTGAAACACGATGTGTTTTCAACATGGTACCCTGACTCATATCAATGTGTTAGGTGA